In Ectothiorhodospira sp. BSL-9, a single window of DNA contains:
- a CDS encoding 2-hydroxyacid dehydrogenase, which translates to MIEQGVFLDLETLDRGDLDLSPLHDSLTRWTFHDYTRPPETVERIQGAQVVITNKVVLDADALAAAADLKLVCLAATGTNNVDLEAASRLGISVCNVRDYATASVVQHVFAMLLSLTVRLSRYHDDVRSGAWNDSRQFCLLDHPIRELAGRRLGIIGHGVLGQATAKVAHAFGMDVAVAQSLTGRGPEPGRLPLDEVIRTSDVLSLHCPLTPETDQLIDEHRLRMMKSDAVLINTARGAIVDNAALAEALRRGEIGGAGVDVLEKEPPEADHPLLAKDIPNLIITPHIAWAAVEARQRMVNALAGNIQAFKAGQPTNQVTP; encoded by the coding sequence GGGGATCTGGATCTCTCTCCCCTTCACGACTCCCTCACCCGCTGGACCTTTCACGACTACACCCGACCGCCGGAGACGGTGGAGCGCATCCAGGGAGCCCAGGTGGTGATCACCAACAAGGTGGTGCTGGATGCCGACGCCCTGGCCGCGGCTGCGGATCTCAAACTGGTCTGCCTGGCGGCCACAGGGACCAACAATGTGGATCTGGAGGCCGCGTCGCGCCTGGGCATCAGCGTGTGCAACGTGCGGGACTACGCCACGGCCTCCGTGGTGCAGCATGTATTCGCCATGCTGCTGTCTCTCACCGTGCGCCTGTCCCGGTATCACGATGATGTGCGCTCTGGCGCCTGGAACGACAGCCGGCAGTTCTGCCTGCTGGATCATCCCATCCGGGAACTGGCCGGGCGGCGCCTGGGGATCATCGGTCATGGGGTGCTTGGCCAGGCCACGGCAAAGGTGGCGCATGCCTTCGGCATGGACGTGGCGGTGGCACAAAGCCTGACGGGGCGGGGACCGGAGCCAGGGCGCCTGCCGCTGGATGAGGTGATCCGCACCAGCGACGTGCTCAGCCTGCACTGCCCGCTGACGCCAGAAACCGACCAGCTGATTGACGAGCACCGGTTGCGGATGATGAAAAGCGATGCGGTGCTGATCAATACGGCCCGGGGGGCCATCGTGGATAACGCTGCCCTGGCCGAGGCCTTGCGCCGCGGCGAGATCGGTGGCGCCGGGGTGGATGTACTGGAGAAGGAACCGCCCGAGGCGGATCACCCCCTGCTGGCTAAGGACATCCCCAACCTGATCATTACTCCCCATATCGCCTGGGCAGCCGTCGAGGCCCGCCAGCGCATGGTGAATGCCCTGGCGGGCAATATCCAGGCCTTCAAGGCCGGCCAGCCCACGAATCAGGTCACCCCATAG